AATCAAAAAATAAAATTAGTGTCAATTCGTGTGTATTAGTGGTTCGAGAAAAAACCGTACCGTGTTTTCAGGAGCTGGTCCGCATTGTCGGGTCTCTGGATGATATCCATGCAAAGCTGGAGGAGCTCAAAAAGGAAAAAAGCTCTGCTTGGCTTGAGATTGAATACACCGGCAGCGACATCATCGGCAACCTGCGCGAGATGCTCGACGAGGCCATGGCTGACTCTGCCATGGAAATCCGCCGGATCAAAAACCGGCGCGTCATGGACCGGGTGATAAGTGCGGCCGGGGAAGATGAAACCCTCGATGATCTGGATGCCGGGGATGTTTTCACCCGCTGTCTGGATACCTTTGAGGTGCCGGATGAATACCGGGAGGAACTGACGGTCTCCTATAACGAAATAATCAAGGATTTGATGGAGGAAGATATAAATGCCGAATAAATCAAAAAAAGAACCACCGTTAAATCCCGATGACCACGGATTGGAACCGGCTAAAGGGCAGTTTCTGATTTATCAGGCAGAAGATGGCAAATTGAAGCTGGATGTGCGGTTTGAGGATGAATCGGTATGGCTGACCCAGCAGTTGATGGCAGACCTGTTACAAAGCTCCAAGCAGAACGTAAGCCACCATATTAACTCGATTTATGAAGAAGGCGAACTCCAGCCGGAGGCAACTGTCAAAAAATATTTGACAGTTCGATCCGAGGGAAATCGCCAAGTCAAACGCATGCTCGATTATTACAATCTGGACATGATTATTTCTGTCGGATATCGGATAAAAAGCCATGTTGCCACACGTTTCCGCATCTGGGCCACCCAAAAACTGACCGAGTTTATCAAAAAAGGCTTTGTGCTGGACGACGAGCGACTGAAAAACCCGGACCTGCCTTTTGATTACTTTGAGGAACTGGAACGGCGGATTCAGGACATCCGTACCTCTGAACGCCGTTTTTATCAAAAAATTACCGATATTTACGCCACCAGCATCGATTACGACCCAACGCTGGATATAAGCATTGAGTTCTTCAAGACCGTGCAGAATAAAATGCACCGGGCGATCACCGAGCAGACGGCGGCGGAAATCATTCATTCCAGAGCAGATGCCGACAAACCGGACATGGGCCTGACCAATTACCGTGGTGCTAAAGTCCGCAAACAGGATGTGACAATTGCCAAAAATTACCTGAATGAGGATGAATTAGCGGCACTGAATAATCTGGTTGAACAATATCTCATCTTTGCTCAGGGGCAGGCAATGCGCCGTGTTCCCATGCACATGAGCGATTGGATTAAAAAGCTGGATAGCTTTATGACCCTTA
This portion of the Pseudomonadota bacterium genome encodes:
- a CDS encoding virulence RhuM family protein, translating into MPNKSKKEPPLNPDDHGLEPAKGQFLIYQAEDGKLKLDVRFEDESVWLTQQLMADLLQSSKQNVSHHINSIYEEGELQPEATVKKYLTVRSEGNRQVKRMLDYYNLDMIISVGYRIKSHVATRFRIWATQKLTEFIKKGFVLDDERLKNPDLPFDYFEELERRIQDIRTSERRFYQKITDIYATSIDYDPTLDISIEFFKTVQNKMHRAITEQTAAEIIHSRADADKPDMGLTNYRGAKVRKQDVTIAKNYLNEDELAALNNLVEQYLIFAQGQAMRRVPMHMSDWIKKLDSFMTLNDRDILIHAGKISHEMAKQLAESEYDKFHTNRLTESSKQISDFDKAVKQIESSKKKGGTTNGHE
- a CDS encoding exonuclease SbcCD subunit D C-terminal domain-containing protein; its protein translation is SKNKISVNSCVLVVREKTVPCFQELVRIVGSLDDIHAKLEELKKEKSSAWLEIEYTGSDIIGNLREMLDEAMADSAMEIRRIKNRRVMDRVISAAGEDETLDDLDAGDVFTRCLDTFEVPDEYREELTVSYNEIIKDLMEEDINAE